A region from the Medicago truncatula cultivar Jemalong A17 chromosome 6, MtrunA17r5.0-ANR, whole genome shotgun sequence genome encodes:
- the LOC112422758 gene encoding protein FAR1-RELATED SEQUENCE 5-like, with amino-acid sequence MDGNVPEEATQSTNVEISEEDILVAAPNVGVELNSEPCKGMEFKSVEKVREFYNSFAKRMGFGVRVRSTKPKRAVFVCCNEGHHIVKSSTNKEIQDGTNQTKRKCSTSRTGCLATLVVKRGTLEGNWIICSFKNDHNHPMVSPKSVSYMRCHKSMNGAAKSLVEHFKEEGIPTGKVATMFSEGDLAFSNRDCWNHVRSLRRKNLDVGDAQAVFNYCKQKQVENSNFFYEIQCDEDSRMINFFWVDAKSRLAYQQFGDVISFDTTYKTNKYSMPFALFVGLNNHYQSILFGCVLLQDESERSFIWLFETFLKAMDGKKPKSVITDQDLAMKGALANVFPETRHRLFLWHIRKKFAEKLAHVYHKNSTFKRELKKCINVSPSIESFEEN; translated from the coding sequence ATGGATGGTAATGTTCCTGAAGAAGCCACACAGTCAACAAATGTGGAAATATCTGAAGAAGATATTTTAGTTGCTGCTCCTAATGTTGGTGTGGAATTAAATAGTGAACCTTGTAAGGGGATGGAATTCAAATCTGTGGAAAAGGTTAGAGAATTTTATAATTCATTTGCAAAAAGGATGGGTTTTGGAGTACGTGTTCGCTCAACTAAACCAAAGAGAGCTGTCTTTGTATGTTGTAATGAAGGTCATCATATAGTGAAAAGTTCAACAAACAAAGAAATCCAAGATGGcacaaatcaaactaaaagaAAGTGTTCTACTTCTCGAACTGGTTGTCTAGCCACACTTGTTGTTAAAAGAGGTACATTAGAAGGAAATTGGATTATATGTTCATTTAAGAATGATCATAACCATCCCATGGTTAGCCCTAAAAGTGTGTCTTATATGCGGTGTCATAAAAGCATGAATGGTGCTGCAAAAAGTCTTGTTGAACATTTTAAGGAAGAAGGTATACCGACAGGAAAGGTTGCTACAATGTTCAGTGAAGGGGACTTGGCTTTCTCTAATAGGGATTGTTGGAATCATGTTAGAAGTCTTCGAAGAAAAAATTTAGACGTTGGAGATGCTCAAGctgtttttaattattgtaaACAGAAACAGGTagaaaattcaaactttttctATGAAATCCAATGTGATGAAGATTCTCGGATGATAAACTTTTTTTGGGTTGATGCTAAATCAAGATTAGCTTACCAACAATTTGGAGATGTAATATCTTTTGACACCACATATAAGACTAACAAGTATAGTATGCCATTTGCCCTGTTTGTTGGATTGAATAATCATtatcaatcaattttatttggTTGTGTTTTACTACAAGATGAGTCAGAACGCTCGTTTATATGGTTGTTTGAAACTTTTCTTAAGGCAATGGATGGTAAAAAGCCCAAATCTGTCATAACTGACCAGGATTTGGCTATGAAAGGTGCTTTAGCCAATGTTTTTCCAGAAACTAGACATCGCCTCTTCTTATGGCATATTAGGAAAAAATTTGCTGAAAAGTTAGCTCATGTTTATCATAAAAATTCCACTTTCAAGCGAGAATTGAAAAAATGCATTAATGTTTCACCAAGTATAGAAAGTTTTGAAGAAAACTAG
- the LOC11441134 gene encoding citrate-binding protein, with protein sequence MYSSYIFVILSLFILVSIENTVLVHGDDPTDGFTSVPLTEANFEVQKPYNIPIEKRYSFIDGVHRFWVYAHDKPYSPDSPTQPRTEIRIKGLDYHSGVWQFEGYAYVPKITSGATIAQIHGAEHGKTTLLLRIYNGDMRYYSTDLVAKNLYNKWFRLNIIHDVDGGIVTVFIDGEKKFQTKDQGPGDLYFKCGVYAAPVDISNYMESRWRDIKIYKK encoded by the exons ATGTATAGCTCTTACATTTTTGTGATTCTATCTTTGTTCATTCTTGTGTCTATAGAAAATACAGTGCTTGTACATGGTGATGATCCTACTGATGGTTTTACCTCTGTGCCATTGACTGAAGCAAATTTTGAGGTGCAGAAACCATACAATATACCAATTGAGAAAAGGTATAGCTTCATTGATGGTGTTCATCGATTTTGGGTTTATGCTCATGACAAGCCTTATTCTCCTGATAGCCCTACTCAACCACGCACCGAAATTCGGATAAAG GGACTTGACTACCACTCTGGAGTTTGGCAATTTGAAGGTTATGCATATGTGCCAAAGATAACATCAGGTGCTACGATAGCACAGATCCATGGTGCAGAACATGGTAAAACCACTTTGCTACTAAGAATATACAATGGAGATATGAGGTATTACAGCACAGACTTGGTGGCTAAGAATCTTTATAATAAATGGTTCAGACTTAATATCATTCATGATGTGGATGGAGGAATAGTGACTGTGTTCATTGATGGAGAAAAGAAGTTTCAAACAAAGGATCAAGGGCCAGGTGATTTGTACTTTAAGTGTGGGGTTTATGCTGCACCTGTTGATATAAGTAATTACATGGAATCAAGGTGGAGagatatcaaaatatataaaaaatga